In Vigna radiata var. radiata cultivar VC1973A chromosome 3, Vradiata_ver6, whole genome shotgun sequence, the following proteins share a genomic window:
- the LOC106757844 gene encoding proline transporter 2: MGRGDIELETNKVYDHDDVADIEVPSTAHQISSDSWFQVGFILTTGINSAYVLGYSGTVMVPLGWTGGVVGLVLATIISLYANALIAHLHEYGGQRHIRYRDLAGFVYGKKVYSLTWALQYINLFMINTGYIILAGSALKATYVLFRDDGLLKLPYCIAIAGLVCAMFAICIPHLSALGIWLGFSTIFSLIYIIISFLLSLKDGLQSPPRDYNLPGDGFSKVFTIIGASANLVFAFNTGMLPEIQATIRQPVVKNMMNALYFQFTVGVLPLYLVTFTGYWAYGSSTSVYLLNSVNGPVWVKALANITAFLQSVIALHIFASPMYEFLDTKYGIKGSALNVKNMSFRIVVRGGYLAFNTFVSAFLPFLGDFMSLTGAISTFPLTFILANHMYLKAKKDKLTSSQKLWHWLNIGFFSIMSIAATIAAIRLISVDSKTYHVFADL, from the exons ATGGGAAGAGGAGACATTGAACTCGAAACAAACAAGGTCTATGACCACGATGATGTAGCAGACATTGAAGTTCCAAGTACCGCTCATCAAATTAGCAGCG ATTCATGGTTTCAAGTGGGCTTTATCCTCACAACTGGAATCAACAGTGCCTATGTGCTTGGATATTCAGGAACCGTTATGGTTCCATTGGGATGGACAGGGGGTGTGGTTGGTCTAGTTCTTGCTACCATAATATCACTCTATGCAAATGCTTTAATTGCTCATCTCCATGAATATGGAGGACAAAGGCATATTAGGTATAGAGATCTTGCTGGATTTGTGTATG GTAAGAAGGTCTATTCTCTCACATGGGCTCTGCAGTATATCAATCTTTTCATGATAAATACTGGCTACATCATTTTAGCCGGTTCAGCCTTGAAA GCTACTTACGTTCTATTCAGGGATGATGGTCTATTGAAACTTCCATATTGCATTGCCATAGCTGGACTCGTGTGTGCAATGTTTGCCATCTGCATTCCTCATCTTTCAGCTCTTGGAATTTGGCTTGGATTTTCAACTATCTTCAGCCTAATATACATTATCATATCATTTTTGCTGTCGCTTAAGGATG GATTACAATCCCCGCCTCGTGATTACAACCTCCCAGGAGATGGTTTCAGCAAAGTATTCACCATAATTGGGGCATCTGCAAACCTTGTGTTTGCATTTAATACGGGCATGCTTCCTGAGATACAG GCAACAATTAGGCAGCCAGTTGTGAAGAACATGATGAATGCACTGTACTTTCAGTTTACTGTTGGAGTTTTACCTTTGTACCTAGTTACGTTCACAGGATATTGGGCTTATGGATCTTCTACATCAGTGTATTTGCTTAACAGTGTAAATGGTCCAGTTTGGGTGAAGGCTTTGGCCAATATTACAGCCTTTCTTCAATCGGTCATCGCATTACAT ATTTTTGCAAGTCCAATGTACGAGTTTTTGGATACTAAATATGGGATCAAGGGAAGCGCATTGAATGTTAAAAACATGTCATTTCGAATCGTGGTAAGAGGTGGTTACCTGGCTTTTAACACATTTGTGTCGGCTTTCTTGCCATTCCTTGGAGATTTCATGAGTCTGACGGGGGCGATAAGCACATTTCCCCTTACATTTATTCTTGCAAACCATATGTACCTTAAGGCAAAGAAGGACAAACTAACAAGCTCGCAAAAGCTATGGCATTGGTTAAACATTGGTTTCTTTTCCATCATGTCTATTGCAGCAACAATTGCTGCCATTCGACTTATTTCTGTAGACTCCAAAACATACCATGTTTTTGCTGATTTGTGA
- the LOC106757521 gene encoding immediate early response 3-interacting protein 1: MGLWTLLEGFLLLANALAILNEGRFLAPRGWGFADFSVGRTKSFKGQLIGLIYATQYLRVPLILLNSICIILKLVSG, encoded by the coding sequence ATGGGTTTGTGGACTTTACTTGAGGGGTTTTTGCTTCTTGCAAATGCGCTGGCAATTTTAAATGAGGGTCGTTTTCTTGCACCAAGAGGATGGGGTTTTGCAGATTTCTCAGTAGGAAGGACTAAGTCGTTCAAAGGCCAACTTATAGGTCTCATTTATGCAACTCAGTACCTTAGAGTTCCCCTCATACTTCTCAACTCCATTTGCATCATTCTCAAATTGGTCTCTGGATAA